One part of the Candidatus Hydrogenedentota bacterium genome encodes these proteins:
- a CDS encoding type I restriction endonuclease subunit R, producing the protein MPGVTESILEEAVLEWLEGLGYAVAHGPDIAPGERAAERLDYAEVLLEKRLRAALERLNPDLPYEAIDAAVRKVTRLPAPALVGNNHAFHRMLVNGVDVEYRNPDGGVSYDKAHLLDFADADNNDWLAVNQFTVIEDNHQRRPDIVVFVNGLPLAIFELKNPADENATVWMAYNQLQTYKHQIPSLLAYNATLVISDGTQALVGSLTAQKERFMPWRTIEGDTLAPPAIMELDVLVKGVFEKRRFLDLVRHFMVFEDQGDGELIKKQAGYHQFHAVNTAVETTVEAASPKGDKRCGVVWHTQGSGKSLTMAFYAGKVILHPKMENPTLVVLTDRNDLDDQLFGTFARCHELLRQKPVQANDREELKRLLQVASGGVVFTTIQKFFPETKGEAYPCLSERRNIVVIADEAHRSQYDFIDGFARHMRDALPNASFIGFTGTPIELTDKNTRAVFGDYVSIYDILQAVEDKATVPIYYESRLAKLALDENERPHLDEDFEEATEGEELTQKEKLKTKWAALEALVGAEKRINLIAEDLIEHFEERQAAMEGKAMVVCMSRRICVELYDAIVRLRPQWHDEDDTKGAIKVVMTGSATDPVAWQQHIRNKKGREDIANRFKNPDDPFKIVVVRDMWLTGFDVPCLHTMYLDKPMRGHTLMQAIARVNRVFRDKPGGLVVDYLGVAAELKQALANYVNSGGRGETALNKEEAVALMLERYEMCCDLFYGFDYSVWKTGTSGDRLALLPPAQEHILEQDEGKERFMTAVTDLSKAFALAVPHEETTRIRDDVAFFQAVRAGLAKITGEGDGPGKTAEDIEHAIRQIISNAVASDEVVDIFAAAGLKNPDISILSDEFLAEVRGLPQRNLAVELLQKLLKGELKARAKKNLVLSRSFAEMLEKTLRAYQNRSVEAAKVIEELIKLAKELRAADKRGEDLGLTEDEVAFYDALEVNDSAVKVLGDDTLKTIAHELVEAIRRSVTIDWTVKESVRAKLRAYIRRILRKHGYPPDKQKKATETVLAQAELLCADWAA; encoded by the coding sequence ATGCCCGGCGTAACCGAATCGATTCTGGAAGAAGCCGTCCTGGAGTGGCTGGAGGGGCTGGGCTACGCGGTCGCTCACGGTCCTGACATTGCCCCGGGAGAGCGTGCCGCGGAGCGGCTGGACTACGCCGAAGTGCTGCTTGAAAAGCGCCTCCGTGCTGCCCTGGAGCGCCTCAATCCCGATTTGCCGTATGAAGCCATCGATGCGGCCGTCCGCAAGGTGACGCGCTTGCCCGCTCCGGCGCTGGTCGGCAACAACCACGCATTCCATCGCATGTTGGTGAACGGCGTCGATGTGGAATACCGGAACCCGGACGGCGGCGTGAGCTACGACAAGGCCCACCTGCTCGATTTTGCCGACGCGGACAACAACGACTGGCTGGCGGTCAACCAATTCACGGTCATCGAGGACAACCACCAGCGCCGGCCGGACATCGTGGTCTTCGTGAACGGGCTGCCCCTGGCCATCTTCGAGTTGAAAAATCCCGCCGACGAAAACGCCACGGTCTGGATGGCCTACAACCAGTTGCAGACCTACAAACACCAGATCCCTTCCCTGCTGGCCTATAACGCCACCCTGGTCATCTCGGACGGCACCCAGGCCCTCGTCGGCAGCCTGACGGCCCAGAAAGAGCGGTTCATGCCCTGGCGCACCATCGAAGGCGACACGTTGGCGCCGCCGGCCATCATGGAACTCGACGTGTTGGTAAAGGGCGTGTTCGAGAAGCGCCGGTTTCTCGACCTCGTGCGCCATTTCATGGTCTTCGAGGATCAGGGCGACGGGGAACTCATCAAGAAACAGGCGGGCTACCACCAGTTTCACGCGGTGAACACCGCCGTCGAGACCACCGTCGAGGCCGCAAGTCCCAAGGGCGACAAGCGGTGCGGCGTGGTCTGGCACACACAAGGCTCGGGAAAGAGCCTGACCATGGCGTTCTACGCGGGCAAGGTCATCCTCCACCCGAAGATGGAGAATCCCACGCTGGTGGTGTTGACCGACCGGAACGACCTCGACGACCAGCTTTTCGGCACGTTCGCCCGCTGCCACGAGCTCCTACGCCAGAAACCGGTACAAGCCAACGACCGGGAAGAATTGAAACGGTTGCTCCAGGTGGCGTCGGGCGGGGTAGTGTTCACGACCATCCAGAAGTTCTTCCCCGAAACGAAGGGGGAGGCGTACCCGTGCTTGTCCGAGCGGCGCAACATCGTGGTCATCGCCGATGAGGCCCACCGCAGCCAATACGATTTCATCGACGGGTTCGCGCGCCACATGCGCGACGCGCTGCCGAACGCGTCGTTTATCGGGTTTACGGGTACGCCCATCGAATTGACCGACAAAAACACGCGGGCGGTGTTCGGCGATTATGTCAGCATTTACGACATCCTGCAGGCCGTCGAAGACAAGGCGACGGTGCCTATCTATTACGAGAGCCGCCTGGCGAAACTGGCCCTGGACGAGAACGAACGCCCGCACCTGGACGAGGATTTCGAGGAAGCCACCGAAGGCGAGGAACTGACCCAGAAAGAGAAGCTGAAGACCAAGTGGGCCGCGTTGGAAGCCTTGGTAGGCGCGGAGAAGCGCATCAACCTGATCGCCGAGGACCTGATCGAACATTTCGAAGAGCGTCAGGCCGCCATGGAAGGCAAGGCCATGGTGGTCTGCATGAGCCGCCGCATCTGTGTCGAGTTGTACGATGCCATCGTCCGTCTGCGGCCCCAGTGGCACGACGAGGACGATACCAAGGGCGCGATCAAGGTCGTCATGACCGGTTCCGCCACCGACCCGGTGGCGTGGCAGCAGCACATCCGCAACAAGAAGGGCAGGGAGGACATCGCCAACCGGTTCAAGAACCCCGACGACCCGTTCAAGATCGTGGTGGTGCGCGACATGTGGCTCACGGGCTTCGACGTGCCCTGCCTGCACACCATGTACCTCGACAAGCCCATGCGGGGCCATACGCTCATGCAAGCCATCGCGCGGGTCAACCGCGTGTTCCGCGACAAGCCGGGCGGGCTGGTGGTCGACTACCTCGGCGTCGCGGCGGAGCTAAAACAGGCTCTGGCCAACTACGTCAATAGCGGCGGACGCGGCGAAACCGCCCTGAACAAGGAAGAGGCCGTCGCGCTCATGCTCGAACGGTACGAGATGTGCTGCGACCTCTTCTACGGGTTCGATTATTCGGTGTGGAAGACCGGCACGTCCGGCGACCGTCTGGCCCTGTTGCCGCCCGCACAGGAACACATCCTGGAGCAGGACGAGGGCAAAGAACGGTTCATGACAGCCGTTACCGACCTGTCCAAAGCGTTCGCGCTGGCCGTGCCGCACGAAGAGACCACGCGCATCCGTGACGACGTGGCGTTCTTCCAGGCCGTGCGGGCCGGTCTGGCCAAGATTACCGGCGAAGGGGATGGACCGGGCAAGACAGCTGAGGACATTGAGCACGCCATCCGGCAGATCATCTCGAACGCAGTGGCTTCCGATGAGGTTGTGGACATCTTCGCGGCAGCCGGGCTCAAGAATCCCGACATCTCAATTCTGTCGGACGAGTTCCTGGCGGAGGTGCGCGGCCTTCCCCAGCGCAACCTGGCCGTGGAACTGCTCCAGAAGCTCCTCAAAGGCGAACTGAAAGCACGGGCTAAGAAGAACCTGGTGCTGTCGCGGTCATTCGCCGAGATGCTTGAGAAAACCCTTCGCGCGTACCAGAACAGGTCCGTCGAGGCCGCCAAGGTCATCGAGGAACTCATCAAACTCGCCAAGGAACTCCGCGCAGCCGACAAGCGTGGGGAGGACCTGGGGCTCACCGAGGATGAGGTCGCCTTCTACGATGCCCTCGAAGTCAACGACAGCGCCGTGAAAGTCCTGGGCGACGACACCCTTAAGACCATCGCCCACGAACTCGTTGAGGCCATCCGCCGCAGCGTCACCATCGACTGGACGGTCAAAGAGAGCGTGCGGGCAAAGC
- a CDS encoding HigA family addiction module antitoxin — MAEMRKDRGYAPDIAIPPGETLLESIKALGMSQTELAQRMGRPLKTINEIIKGKTAITPQTAMELERVVGAPARFWLRLEMDYQEALARLDERKALEEDKPLLKRFPYTEMAKKGWLASTRSWEEKIRLLRAFLGVATLDTLPNVEAVAYRKAQKVKASPEALSVWLRRGELLAQEMDTAPFSKAGFREALKKIRRLTRGPLKTAIEKTVELCAANGVAVVFVPHLPNTYVNGAARWVKTDKALIQLSIRYRFEDVFWFTFFHESGHILLHGTKGFFIDVEKDARSEEERQADEFARDMLIPQADFRRFTNCSRFDAASVKALAKEVKVCDAVVIGRLQHEQQVPYRSALNDLKRTLDWEKHIPEMPFSDAS, encoded by the coding sequence ATGGCTGAGATGAGGAAAGACAGGGGTTACGCGCCCGATATCGCCATTCCGCCAGGCGAAACTCTGCTGGAGTCCATAAAAGCCCTGGGCATGTCGCAGACGGAGTTGGCCCAGCGTATGGGCCGCCCTTTGAAGACCATCAACGAGATAATCAAGGGGAAGACGGCGATTACGCCGCAGACCGCGATGGAGCTTGAGCGTGTGGTTGGGGCGCCTGCCCGTTTCTGGCTTCGGCTTGAGATGGATTACCAGGAGGCCTTGGCTCGATTGGATGAGCGGAAGGCGCTCGAGGAGGACAAACCGCTGCTCAAACGGTTCCCTTATACGGAAATGGCTAAGAAAGGCTGGCTTGCATCCACACGCAGTTGGGAGGAGAAGATCCGGTTACTGCGCGCCTTCCTTGGCGTGGCCACGCTGGACACCCTTCCCAATGTGGAGGCGGTGGCCTATCGAAAGGCGCAGAAAGTCAAGGCCAGCCCCGAGGCATTGAGCGTTTGGCTCAGAAGAGGGGAACTTCTCGCCCAAGAGATGGATACAGCGCCCTTTTCCAAGGCGGGATTCCGCGAGGCGCTGAAGAAGATCCGGCGTCTTACACGCGGCCCCTTGAAAACGGCCATAGAAAAGACGGTGGAACTATGTGCGGCCAACGGTGTCGCGGTCGTCTTCGTACCGCACCTGCCGAACACCTACGTGAACGGCGCCGCCCGGTGGGTGAAAACGGACAAAGCGCTTATCCAGTTGAGCATCCGGTACCGTTTCGAGGACGTTTTCTGGTTCACGTTCTTCCATGAGAGCGGGCACATTCTGTTGCATGGTACGAAAGGTTTCTTTATTGATGTCGAGAAAGACGCGCGGTCGGAAGAAGAGAGACAGGCCGACGAGTTTGCACGGGACATGTTGATTCCCCAGGCAGATTTCCGTCGATTCACCAATTGCAGCCGGTTCGATGCCGCCAGTGTGAAAGCGCTCGCAAAAGAGGTCAAGGTCTGTGATGCGGTAGTAATAGGCCGATTGCAGCACGAACAGCAGGTTCCTTACAGAAGTGCGCTTAATGATCTCAAGCGCACGTTGGACTGGGAGAAGCATATTCCTGAAATGCCGTTTTCGGACGCGAGCTGA
- a CDS encoding type II toxin-antitoxin system RelE/ParE family toxin: MYIEFKTRKLRKQCESFAALRNAYGEVIARQVVKRLNALKAADCIEDLDPLPPVRCHALKGNRQGQYAMNVGQPFRLIFEPLDETRTTREERGARPECGVRILGIEDYHG, encoded by the coding sequence ATGTATATTGAGTTCAAGACGAGGAAACTGAGGAAGCAATGCGAGAGCTTCGCGGCGTTGCGCAACGCCTACGGCGAGGTGATTGCACGACAGGTCGTGAAACGGCTCAACGCACTGAAGGCGGCGGATTGCATCGAAGACCTGGACCCGCTTCCGCCGGTTCGTTGCCATGCCCTGAAAGGGAACCGTCAGGGGCAGTACGCGATGAACGTAGGCCAGCCGTTCCGCCTGATTTTCGAGCCGCTGGATGAAACGCGCACTACGCGCGAGGAAAGAGGAGCAAGGCCGGAGTGTGGAGTCCGCATTCTGGGTATCGAGGATTACCATGGCTGA